One Actinoplanes missouriensis 431 DNA segment encodes these proteins:
- a CDS encoding Chromate resistance protein ChrB, which yields MGTVAGDDGPGRWVLLAYRMPREPSRPRIAVWRKLERLGVARLGDGLVALPADARTREQFDWTAEEVVEAGGTATVWLAAPSTMAQEQQIAAAMREARAAEYQVVIDEAAAARTGAEPERTRAVRRLRSELHRIGRRDFFPPREREAARAAVRALADAEVADVLGEPS from the coding sequence ATGGGGACTGTCGCGGGTGACGACGGGCCGGGGCGCTGGGTGTTGCTGGCGTACCGGATGCCGCGGGAGCCGTCGCGCCCGCGGATCGCGGTGTGGCGCAAGCTCGAGCGCCTCGGTGTGGCGCGGCTCGGCGACGGGCTGGTGGCGTTGCCGGCGGACGCGCGGACCCGGGAGCAGTTCGACTGGACCGCCGAGGAGGTCGTCGAGGCCGGGGGCACGGCGACGGTGTGGCTGGCCGCGCCGTCCACCATGGCCCAGGAGCAGCAGATCGCCGCGGCGATGCGGGAGGCGCGCGCCGCCGAGTACCAGGTGGTGATCGACGAGGCGGCGGCGGCCCGGACCGGCGCCGAGCCGGAGCGGACGCGGGCGGTGCGCCGGCTGCGCAGCGAGTTGCATCGTATCGGGCGCCGCGACTTCTTCCCGCCGCGCGAGCGCGAGGCCGCCCGGGCGGCGGTGCGGGCGCTGGCCGATGCCGAGGTCGCCGACGTCCTCGGGGAGCCGTCGTGA
- a CDS encoding chromate resistance protein ChrB domain-containing protein yields MRWATRTGVHIDRAACAWLIRRHIDPQAQFVFVADPSAVPAGATPFDMRGVELGHHGGDCTFETILRRYDLHDPVLWRIAEIVHEADIDDERFDAPEAPGLDVILRGLSMVCDDARTLELTGPIFDGLYEYQRRALLLDRPPA; encoded by the coding sequence GTGAGGTGGGCGACCCGCACCGGCGTGCACATCGACCGGGCCGCGTGCGCCTGGCTGATCCGCCGGCACATCGATCCGCAGGCGCAGTTCGTCTTCGTGGCCGACCCGTCGGCGGTCCCGGCCGGCGCCACCCCGTTCGACATGCGCGGGGTCGAGCTCGGGCATCACGGCGGCGACTGCACGTTCGAGACCATTTTGCGCCGCTACGACCTGCACGACCCGGTGCTGTGGAGGATCGCCGAGATCGTGCACGAGGCCGACATCGACGACGAGCGCTTCGACGCGCCGGAGGCGCCCGGCCTCGACGTGATCCTGCGCGGGCTGTCGATGGTCTGCGACGACGCGCGCACCCTGGAGCTGACCGGCCCGATCTTCGACGGCCTCTACGAGTACCAGCGGCGCGCGCTGCTGCTGGACCGCCCGCCCGCGTGA
- a CDS encoding family 43 glycosylhydrolase, whose protein sequence is MALRRRSALLLALLVLLLAGSAVPASAQFISVRNPVVSQRADTAIYKHTDGYYYMTASVPDYKRVELRRATTLQGLGSAATTNAFVAPSSGALSGWIWAPDIQYIDGAWYMYFSASPGTARFDQRLYWIRNTSANPMTGSWSAPQRFNTGWESFQLDAAVFVNRGVRYFAWAQDSPSTNFNSHMYIARMNGATAITGSAVEIARPTYAWEKEGVAGVVEGPSPLVKNGRVYIAYSASATDSRYKLGLLSSWDTADLLNPASWYKHPNPVFQTANGVYGPGHGSFTVAEDGVTDMLVYHARDYATPNPDALTDPNRHTRMQQLLWRENGDPFFGQPIPSTVTNPGIRGQFSNRCVDNYNRDTTLGALVRLYDCNGGTAQQWELNYKAGTYYEIRNRNTGTCLDDLNFSTAANADVGLYTCNGSTAQQWIVQDRGSGWFSLRNVAGNMCLDNYEWNAANGARLSLYTCNGTGAQLWRLG, encoded by the coding sequence ATGGCTCTCCGCCGCCGATCCGCGCTGCTGCTGGCCCTGCTCGTCCTGCTGCTGGCCGGCTCCGCCGTCCCCGCCTCCGCCCAGTTCATCTCGGTGCGCAACCCGGTCGTCTCCCAGCGGGCCGACACCGCGATCTACAAGCACACCGACGGCTACTACTACATGACCGCCTCGGTGCCCGACTACAAGCGCGTCGAGCTGCGCCGCGCGACCACCCTCCAGGGCCTCGGGTCCGCCGCCACCACGAACGCGTTCGTCGCCCCGTCCAGCGGCGCGCTCAGCGGCTGGATCTGGGCGCCGGACATCCAGTACATCGACGGCGCCTGGTACATGTACTTCTCCGCGTCGCCGGGCACCGCCCGCTTCGACCAGCGGCTGTACTGGATCCGCAACACCAGCGCCAACCCGATGACCGGCTCCTGGAGCGCGCCGCAGCGGTTCAACACCGGCTGGGAGTCGTTCCAGCTCGACGCCGCCGTCTTCGTCAACCGCGGGGTCCGCTACTTCGCGTGGGCGCAGGACAGCCCGTCGACGAACTTCAACAGCCACATGTACATCGCCCGGATGAACGGCGCCACCGCCATCACCGGGTCCGCCGTGGAGATCGCCCGGCCGACGTACGCCTGGGAGAAGGAAGGTGTCGCCGGCGTCGTGGAGGGCCCGTCGCCGCTGGTCAAGAACGGGCGGGTCTACATCGCGTACTCCGCCTCGGCGACCGACTCCCGCTACAAGCTGGGCCTGCTCTCCTCGTGGGACACCGCCGACCTGCTCAACCCGGCGTCCTGGTACAAGCATCCGAACCCGGTATTCCAGACCGCGAACGGCGTCTACGGTCCCGGTCACGGCAGCTTCACCGTCGCCGAGGACGGCGTCACCGACATGCTGGTCTACCACGCCCGCGACTACGCCACCCCGAACCCGGACGCGCTGACCGACCCGAACCGGCACACCCGCATGCAGCAACTGCTCTGGCGGGAGAACGGCGACCCGTTCTTCGGCCAGCCGATCCCCAGCACCGTCACGAATCCCGGCATCCGCGGCCAGTTCAGCAACAGGTGCGTCGACAACTACAACCGGGACACCACGCTCGGCGCGCTGGTCCGCCTCTACGACTGCAACGGCGGCACCGCCCAGCAGTGGGAGCTGAACTACAAGGCAGGGACGTACTACGAGATCCGCAACCGCAACACCGGCACCTGCCTCGACGACCTGAACTTCAGCACCGCCGCGAACGCCGACGTCGGCCTTTACACCTGCAACGGCTCCACCGCCCAGCAGTGGATCGTCCAGGACCGCGGCAGCGGCTGGTTCTCGCTGCGCAACGTCGCCGGCAACATGTGCCTCGACAACTACGAGTGGAACGCCGCCAACGGCGCCCGCCTCTCCCTCTACACCTGCAACGGGACCGGCGCCCAGCTCTGGCGTCTGGGCTGA
- the chrA gene encoding chromate efflux transporter, which translates to MTTTGTTGDVVPLRDAVRAWFLISLQTFGGPAGQIAVMQRHLVDERRWIGQRRFLHALNYCMLLPGPEAQQLAIYVGWLLNGVRGGLIAGTLFVLPGMVVLLALSAVYVGFGDTTVVTALFAGLAPAVVAIVAQAVWRVGSRALTSRVLVGFAVAAFLALAVFAVPFPLVVAVAAIAGWLLHRWRPHLVTGAGGHGGGGDGGPQPLVPDDALHHDRPSARRTTMILVIGLAAWFLPVALFAATTGAGSVFTQQGLFFSGTAVVTFGGAYAVLAFVAQRAVEHYAWLSAGDMIRGLALAESTPGPLIMVVQFVAFLGAFHQPGTLDPWVAGVLASLLTTWVTFVPCFLFILLGAPYVERLRGNHALSAALTGITAAVVGVIANLGLYFAVHTLFTTVTAGPLGLQVPQWDTVRWTPLAIAVIAALLIFRAKWPVLRVLGVSALIGLLAGLAGLPGI; encoded by the coding sequence ATGACGACGACCGGCACGACCGGTGACGTGGTGCCGCTGCGGGACGCGGTGCGGGCCTGGTTCCTGATCTCGCTGCAGACCTTCGGCGGGCCGGCCGGGCAGATCGCGGTGATGCAGCGGCACCTGGTCGACGAGCGCCGCTGGATCGGGCAGCGCCGGTTCCTGCACGCGCTGAACTACTGCATGCTGCTGCCCGGCCCGGAGGCTCAGCAGCTGGCTATCTACGTCGGCTGGCTGCTCAACGGCGTGCGCGGCGGCCTGATCGCGGGCACCCTGTTCGTGCTGCCCGGCATGGTCGTGCTGCTGGCGCTGTCGGCGGTCTACGTCGGTTTCGGGGACACCACCGTGGTGACCGCGCTCTTCGCCGGGCTCGCGCCGGCCGTGGTGGCGATCGTCGCGCAGGCGGTCTGGCGGGTCGGGTCACGGGCCCTGACCAGCCGGGTCCTGGTCGGCTTCGCGGTGGCCGCATTCCTCGCCCTCGCCGTGTTTGCGGTGCCGTTCCCGCTGGTCGTCGCCGTGGCCGCGATCGCCGGATGGCTGCTGCACCGGTGGCGGCCGCACCTGGTCACCGGTGCCGGCGGCCACGGGGGCGGTGGTGACGGCGGGCCGCAGCCGCTGGTTCCCGACGACGCTCTGCACCACGACCGGCCGTCGGCCCGGCGCACCACGATGATCCTGGTGATCGGGCTGGCCGCCTGGTTCCTGCCGGTTGCGCTCTTCGCGGCCACCACCGGAGCCGGCAGCGTCTTCACCCAGCAGGGGCTGTTCTTCTCCGGCACCGCCGTGGTCACCTTCGGCGGCGCGTACGCCGTCCTCGCCTTCGTCGCGCAGCGGGCGGTCGAGCACTACGCGTGGCTGTCCGCCGGTGACATGATCCGCGGCCTGGCCCTGGCCGAGTCGACACCCGGGCCGCTGATCATGGTGGTGCAGTTCGTGGCGTTCCTCGGGGCCTTCCATCAGCCCGGCACCCTGGACCCGTGGGTGGCCGGTGTGCTCGCCTCGCTGCTGACCACATGGGTGACGTTCGTGCCGTGCTTCCTGTTCATCCTGCTCGGCGCCCCCTATGTGGAACGGCTGCGCGGCAACCACGCGCTGTCGGCGGCGCTCACCGGCATCACCGCGGCGGTGGTCGGCGTGATCGCGAACCTGGGCCTCTACTTCGCCGTGCACACCCTGTTCACCACGGTCACGGCCGGGCCGCTCGGTCTGCAGGTGCCGCAGTGGGACACCGTACGGTGGACCCCGCTCGCCATCGCGGTCATCGCCGCTCTGCTGATCTTCAGGGCGAAGTGGCCGGTGCTGCGGGTGCTCGGCGTGTCGGCGCTGATCGGCCTGCTCGCCGGGCTCGCCGGGCTCCCCGGCATCTGA
- a CDS encoding alpha/beta fold hydrolase: MTTYLLVPGFWLGGWAWDAVAAPLRAAGHDVHQVSLTLDPGITASDHVEQVAELLDGLRDVVLVGHSYAGAVITAAADRLPDRVARLVYVDTGPLPDGMSQAEFDGSAPDAPDGMIPIPAEAPAPAQGFDWAIVRERGRAQPVGTATEPVRHGEAWRGLARTAILCSFSAAQLRGLAATVPAFALMSGESWTVRELPTGHWPMFSRPEDLASLLAGN; this comes from the coding sequence ATGACGACATATCTGCTGGTACCGGGATTCTGGCTGGGCGGCTGGGCGTGGGACGCGGTGGCGGCGCCGCTGCGCGCCGCGGGACACGACGTGCATCAGGTCTCGCTCACGCTGGACCCGGGCATCACGGCGTCCGATCACGTCGAGCAGGTCGCCGAACTGCTGGATGGGCTGCGCGACGTGGTCCTGGTCGGCCACAGCTACGCCGGAGCGGTGATCACGGCGGCGGCGGACCGGCTGCCGGACCGGGTGGCCCGCCTCGTCTACGTGGACACCGGGCCGCTGCCGGACGGCATGTCCCAGGCCGAGTTCGACGGTTCGGCGCCGGACGCCCCGGATGGCATGATCCCGATCCCGGCCGAGGCGCCCGCGCCGGCGCAGGGTTTCGACTGGGCGATCGTGCGGGAACGCGGGCGGGCGCAGCCGGTCGGCACGGCCACCGAACCGGTGCGGCACGGCGAGGCGTGGCGTGGCCTGGCGCGGACCGCGATCCTGTGCTCGTTCTCCGCTGCTCAGTTACGCGGGCTGGCCGCCACGGTTCCGGCGTTCGCGCTGATGAGCGGCGAGAGCTGGACGGTCCGCGAGCTTCCGACCGGCCACTGGCCGATGTTCTCGCGGCCGGAAGACCTGGCGTCCCTGCTGGCCGGGAACTGA
- a CDS encoding NUDIX domain-containing protein encodes MTVDYTATLARKRMGAGALLTDDRGRVLLVEPAYKDDWEIPGGAVEADESPLTAVARELDEELGLSLRPGRLLVTDWVPPRPGRTEGVMMLFDGGTLTPEQAARIRVPAEELRGWAWCTEPEAAERLSGLLARRIGAAVRARAENTAVYLENGFPVA; translated from the coding sequence GTGACCGTTGACTACACCGCGACCCTGGCGCGCAAGCGGATGGGCGCCGGCGCGCTGCTGACCGACGACCGGGGCCGGGTGCTGCTGGTCGAGCCGGCCTACAAGGACGACTGGGAGATCCCGGGCGGGGCGGTGGAGGCCGACGAGTCGCCGCTGACGGCGGTGGCGCGGGAGCTCGACGAGGAGCTCGGCCTGTCACTGCGGCCCGGCCGGCTGCTGGTGACCGACTGGGTGCCGCCGCGGCCGGGGCGCACCGAGGGCGTGATGATGCTTTTCGACGGCGGCACGCTCACGCCGGAGCAGGCCGCGCGGATCCGGGTGCCCGCCGAGGAGCTGCGCGGCTGGGCCTGGTGCACCGAACCGGAGGCCGCCGAGCGGCTCTCCGGCCTGTTGGCCCGGCGGATCGGCGCGGCCGTGCGGGCCCGCGCGGAGAACACGGCGGTCTATCTGGAGAACGGATTCCCGGTGGCGTGA
- a CDS encoding family 43 glycosylhydrolase, which yields MILSRVRLGSVRLVTAVSATLVLAAGLLTATTTPSAAVVAGPVIDQNFADPDVMKAGRTYYAYATNSDGRNIQWATSTDLVTWTVQGSDALPALGAWADPDWSFPPGGPGDHGVWAPEVFATGPRSFVMWYTAHDRASGKQCIGAATATAPGGPFVPRDTALVCTPEIGGAIDASSYTENGRRYILWKNDGNCCAQDTWLRLQQVSADGLRRVGAETSLIKQNKPFEGTLVEAPTLVKRGGAYVLFYSANFFGDGSYVSSYATSASLRGPYTKASTPLMTTDAFAGTVRGPGGQDVVTGPDGRDRIVFHGWNSGFTYRAMYSQRLDWRGSRPIVEGAKIRYEAEDADFTRANARYAAGGASNGAVVGGIDFADSRVTFTVFVPRAGEYRLYTRYANGSDGGAAGHTLSVNGVPAGTVDYPVTGWDNWRISERTVTLRAGDNTIGYGKGANFAEIDAIDIA from the coding sequence ATGATCCTGTCTCGTGTCCGGCTCGGCTCGGTGCGGCTCGTGACCGCGGTCAGCGCCACCCTCGTCCTCGCCGCCGGCCTGCTCACCGCCACCACCACGCCGTCCGCGGCGGTGGTCGCAGGCCCGGTCATCGATCAGAACTTCGCCGACCCGGACGTGATGAAAGCCGGTCGCACGTACTACGCCTACGCCACCAACAGCGACGGCCGGAACATCCAGTGGGCCACCTCCACCGACCTGGTCACCTGGACGGTGCAGGGGAGTGACGCCCTGCCCGCACTGGGCGCCTGGGCCGACCCGGACTGGTCCTTCCCGCCGGGCGGGCCCGGTGACCACGGCGTCTGGGCGCCGGAGGTGTTCGCCACCGGGCCGCGGAGCTTCGTCATGTGGTACACGGCGCACGACCGGGCGTCCGGCAAGCAGTGCATCGGCGCCGCCACCGCGACAGCGCCGGGCGGCCCGTTCGTTCCCCGGGACACCGCGCTGGTCTGCACCCCGGAGATCGGCGGGGCCATCGACGCCTCCTCGTACACCGAAAACGGCCGCCGATACATCCTGTGGAAGAACGACGGCAACTGCTGCGCCCAGGACACCTGGCTGCGCCTGCAGCAGGTCAGCGCGGACGGGCTGCGCCGGGTCGGCGCCGAGACCTCGTTGATCAAACAGAACAAGCCCTTCGAGGGGACGCTCGTCGAGGCGCCGACGCTCGTCAAGCGCGGAGGCGCCTACGTGCTCTTCTATTCGGCGAACTTCTTCGGCGACGGCAGCTATGTGAGCAGCTATGCGACGTCGGCGAGCCTGCGTGGCCCGTACACGAAGGCTTCGACGCCGTTGATGACCACCGACGCGTTCGCGGGGACCGTGCGCGGCCCCGGCGGCCAGGACGTCGTGACCGGCCCGGACGGCCGGGACCGGATCGTCTTCCACGGCTGGAACTCCGGCTTCACCTATCGCGCGATGTACTCGCAGCGCCTGGACTGGCGGGGCAGCCGGCCCATCGTGGAGGGCGCGAAGATCCGGTACGAGGCCGAGGACGCCGACTTCACCCGCGCCAACGCGCGGTACGCGGCCGGCGGGGCCAGCAACGGCGCGGTCGTCGGCGGCATCGACTTCGCGGACAGCCGGGTCACCTTCACCGTCTTCGTGCCCCGCGCCGGGGAGTACCGGCTCTACACCCGCTACGCCAACGGCTCCGACGGCGGCGCGGCCGGGCACACCCTGTCCGTGAACGGCGTCCCGGCCGGCACCGTGGACTACCCCGTCACCGGCTGGGACAACTGGCGGATCAGCGAGCGGACCGTGACCCTGAGGGCAGGAGACAACACCATCGGGTACGGCAAGGGCGCCAACTTCGCCGAGATCGACGCCATCGACATCGCCTGA
- a CDS encoding DUF6069 family protein, with protein sequence MTVSEIAPVRTGRVVVQGLVATAVAVVLNVAVGLALRAALGVDEAFLPLTPGAIAFFTLLSSLAGVVAYLIVRRWSARAFPIIAFGVAAVSLAGPLNLLRAGDADWEGLTTGAALALIPLHILPAVVLVVAFRRRQ encoded by the coding sequence ATGACTGTCTCCGAGATTGCTCCGGTTCGTACTGGCCGGGTTGTGGTCCAGGGTCTGGTGGCGACCGCCGTGGCCGTGGTGCTCAACGTCGCGGTGGGGCTCGCGCTGCGGGCCGCGCTCGGCGTCGACGAGGCGTTCCTGCCGCTCACGCCCGGCGCGATCGCCTTCTTCACGCTGCTGTCGTCGCTCGCCGGGGTGGTCGCCTATCTGATCGTGCGGCGGTGGTCGGCAAGGGCGTTCCCGATCATCGCGTTCGGTGTGGCCGCGGTGAGCCTCGCCGGCCCCCTCAATCTGCTCCGCGCCGGCGATGCCGACTGGGAAGGGCTGACGACGGGCGCGGCGCTTGCGCTGATCCCGTTGCACATCCTGCCGGCGGTGGTGCTGGTGGTGGCGTTCCGGCGCCGTCAGTAG
- a CDS encoding sulfite exporter TauE/SafE family protein: protein MTLTHAVLLFLGGIGGGLTGSMGGLASVVTYPALLSAGIPPVAANVTNTVALLSTAFGAAAGSRVELHGQGRRIARHGVAGVTGGTAGALLLMGTPSSAFERVVPGLIAAGGLMLLFREPLRAWYVRPGVRPPLGLAVFLIAVYGGYFGAGAGVMMLAALSVAAVEPLAVTNAVKTVVLGFSTVAAAILYTLLAPVHWTAAGVLAAGCLIGSWIGPALVRRTPERPLRVVIGVAALVLAAALWHDAGTPDPPRGSAEPPVMIPRASLTP, encoded by the coding sequence GTGACCCTCACCCATGCCGTCCTGCTCTTCCTCGGCGGCATCGGCGGCGGTCTCACCGGGTCGATGGGCGGGCTGGCGTCCGTGGTCACCTACCCGGCCCTGCTGTCGGCAGGCATCCCGCCGGTGGCCGCGAACGTCACCAACACCGTCGCGCTGCTCTCCACCGCGTTCGGCGCGGCCGCCGGTTCCCGTGTGGAGCTGCACGGGCAGGGGCGCCGGATCGCCCGGCACGGCGTGGCCGGGGTGACCGGCGGCACCGCGGGCGCGCTGCTGCTGATGGGGACGCCGTCGTCCGCGTTCGAACGGGTGGTGCCCGGCCTGATCGCGGCCGGCGGGCTGATGCTGCTGTTCCGGGAGCCGCTGCGCGCCTGGTACGTCCGTCCCGGCGTACGGCCGCCCCTGGGTCTCGCGGTGTTTCTGATCGCGGTCTACGGCGGCTACTTCGGCGCGGGCGCCGGCGTGATGATGCTGGCCGCGCTCTCGGTGGCGGCAGTCGAGCCGCTCGCCGTCACGAACGCGGTGAAGACCGTGGTGCTCGGCTTCTCCACCGTCGCCGCCGCGATCCTCTACACGCTGCTCGCGCCGGTCCACTGGACGGCGGCCGGGGTGCTGGCCGCAGGCTGCCTGATCGGCAGCTGGATCGGGCCGGCGCTGGTGCGGCGCACCCCGGAGCGCCCGCTGCGCGTGGTGATCGGCGTGGCCGCCCTGGTCCTGGCCGCGGCCCTCTGGCACGACGCCGGCACGCCCGACCCGCCGCGCGGCTCCGCGGAACCGCCCGTGATGATCCCGAGGGCGAGCCTGACGCCGTGA
- a CDS encoding LysM peptidoglycan-binding domain-containing protein, producing MTAGITGAGVLLAPASPASAARQVNWDVLARCESGGRWHINTGNGYYGGLQFSRSTWRANGGGKYAPTADRATKAEQIKVATKLHKKRGLKPWPVCGKKAGVYKKASSGKSPASKKATVSKKGTYVVRSGDTLASIAKKHKVKGGWRTLFKLNKDRLDSPSRIFPGQRLRLR from the coding sequence GTGACCGCGGGCATCACCGGAGCCGGTGTGCTTCTCGCCCCGGCGAGCCCCGCGTCAGCGGCCCGGCAGGTCAACTGGGACGTCCTCGCGCGATGCGAGTCCGGTGGCCGGTGGCACATCAACACCGGGAACGGGTACTACGGTGGCTTGCAGTTCAGCCGCAGCACGTGGAGGGCGAACGGGGGCGGCAAGTACGCCCCGACCGCGGACCGGGCCACGAAGGCCGAGCAGATCAAGGTCGCGACGAAGCTCCACAAGAAGCGCGGCCTGAAGCCTTGGCCGGTGTGCGGCAAGAAGGCGGGCGTCTACAAAAAGGCGTCGTCCGGGAAGTCGCCGGCGTCGAAGAAGGCGACCGTCTCGAAGAAGGGCACCTACGTGGTGCGTTCCGGCGACACGCTCGCCTCGATCGCGAAGAAGCACAAGGTCAAGGGCGGCTGGCGCACCCTCTTCAAGCTCAACAAGGACCGGCTCGACAGCCCGAGCCGGATCTTCCCGGGTCAGCGGCTCCGCCTGCGCTGA
- a CDS encoding TetR/AcrR family transcriptional regulator, protein MSDRPGRPRVVAPQTRASRGPAPGFTRAQVAEVAVRIADEQGMAAVSMRKVAAALGTGAMSLYRYVDNKDSLCALMLDHIHGEVVLPERTGDWRTDLRAVAHHLRDAQRKHPWLARIPAGRPAMGPNMIQIFEYAMGILDGLGLSIEDMLGTFSLISSWVTGFTQEEFAEAEARRNMGVDEAEWERRMTTALESLLSSGDYPYFARVAQAGADHDFDTRFERGIDRILAGVEATLPG, encoded by the coding sequence GTGAGCGACCGCCCCGGCAGGCCCCGCGTCGTCGCGCCGCAGACCCGCGCCAGCCGCGGCCCCGCGCCGGGCTTCACCCGCGCCCAGGTCGCCGAGGTCGCCGTGCGGATCGCCGACGAGCAGGGCATGGCCGCCGTGTCGATGCGCAAGGTCGCGGCCGCCCTCGGCACCGGAGCGATGAGCCTCTACCGCTACGTCGACAACAAGGACTCGCTCTGCGCGCTGATGCTCGATCACATCCACGGCGAGGTGGTCCTGCCGGAGCGCACCGGCGACTGGCGTACCGACCTGCGCGCGGTCGCCCACCACCTGCGCGACGCCCAGCGCAAGCACCCGTGGCTGGCCCGGATCCCGGCGGGCCGTCCCGCCATGGGCCCCAACATGATCCAGATCTTCGAGTACGCGATGGGCATCCTGGACGGTCTGGGTCTGAGCATCGAGGACATGCTCGGCACGTTCTCACTGATCTCCAGCTGGGTCACCGGTTTCACCCAGGAGGAGTTCGCCGAGGCCGAGGCCCGCCGCAACATGGGCGTCGACGAGGCGGAGTGGGAGCGGCGGATGACGACCGCCCTGGAGTCGCTGCTCAGCAGCGGCGACTACCCGTACTTCGCCCGCGTGGCGCAGGCCGGCGCCGACCACGACTTCGACACCCGTTTCGAGCGCGGCATCGACCGCATCCTGGCGGGCGTGGAGGCCACCCTTCCGGGTTAG
- a CDS encoding DUF1304 domain-containing protein translates to MMILANLLVALVALIHVYILVLEMFLWTRPRGRAAFGLTEEFARETKVLGANQGLYNGFLAAGLVWGLIAGGDTGFAAKLFFLGCVAVAGVFGAATASRRILFVQTVPAVLAIAAVLLAN, encoded by the coding sequence ATGATGATCTTGGCGAACCTGCTGGTGGCGCTGGTCGCGCTGATCCACGTGTACATCCTGGTCCTGGAGATGTTCCTGTGGACGCGGCCGCGGGGGCGCGCGGCGTTCGGGCTGACCGAGGAGTTCGCGCGGGAGACCAAGGTGCTCGGCGCCAACCAGGGTCTCTACAACGGCTTCCTCGCCGCTGGGCTGGTCTGGGGGCTGATCGCGGGCGGGGACACCGGGTTCGCCGCGAAGCTGTTCTTCCTCGGGTGCGTGGCCGTCGCCGGTGTCTTCGGCGCGGCCACGGCGAGCCGCCGGATCCTGTTCGTGCAGACCGTTCCGGCGGTCCTCGCGATCGCCGCCGTCCTGCTCGCGAACTGA
- a CDS encoding AAA family ATPase encodes MPPLLLVIRGNSGSGKTTTAREVRRRYGRGCALIEQDHVRRVVLREHGGGGADRVAPDLITAMARTALAGGYHVIVEGILHTGQYGDPLRTLIAAHPGPAACFYLDVTFEETLRRHRGRAEPIPVGPETMRGWYSPGDLLGVPGEVVIPEETGFENAVTTILHASGLAGAAPASPCPARCERCREKAAY; translated from the coding sequence GTGCCACCTCTGCTGCTGGTGATCCGCGGGAACAGCGGGAGCGGCAAGACCACCACCGCCCGCGAGGTCCGCCGCCGGTACGGCCGTGGCTGCGCCCTCATCGAGCAGGACCACGTCCGCCGCGTGGTCCTGCGCGAGCACGGCGGCGGCGGCGCCGACCGGGTCGCGCCGGATCTGATCACCGCGATGGCCCGGACCGCCCTGGCCGGGGGCTACCACGTCATCGTCGAGGGCATCCTGCACACCGGGCAGTACGGCGACCCGCTCCGGACGCTGATCGCCGCGCATCCCGGCCCGGCCGCCTGCTTCTACCTGGACGTGACGTTCGAGGAGACGCTCCGCCGGCACCGCGGCCGCGCGGAGCCGATCCCGGTCGGCCCGGAGACGATGCGCGGCTGGTACTCCCCCGGCGACCTGCTCGGCGTCCCCGGCGAGGTGGTGATCCCCGAGGAGACCGGCTTCGAGAACGCCGTGACGACGATCCTGCACGCGAGCGGCCTCGCCGGCGCCGCGCCGGCGTCACCGTGCCCGGCCCGGTGCGAGCGCTGCCGGGAGAAGGCGGCCTACTGA